Proteins encoded within one genomic window of Perognathus longimembris pacificus isolate PPM17 chromosome 28, ASM2315922v1, whole genome shotgun sequence:
- the LOC125343134 gene encoding chromobox protein homolog 3-like produces the protein MTSKETTVPKGRKKQNRKSERVEEAELEELEVEKIVGQRVVAGQVEYLVKWKGYSDADNTWEWEESLNCSELMEVFLNSQKPGLSDSEFNNSTSENKRDAGDSPTGFARGLEPEQIIAVTENREGLMFLMKWKELDKAELVPAKEANVMCPQIVIAFYEGRIIWDSEDEDQ, from the coding sequence ATGACCTCCAAGGAAACTACAgtaccaaaaggaagaaagaagcagaaTAGAAAGTCGGAAAGAGTTGAAGAAGCAGAACTTGAAGAACTTGAAGTGGAAAAAATAGTAGGCCAACGTGTAGTAGCTGGCCAGGTGGAATATCTTGTAAAATGGAAGGGATATTCAGATGCTGATAATACCTGGGAATGGGAAGAATCTTTAAATTGTTCAGAGTTAATGGAGGTTTTTCTAAATTCTCAAAAACCTGGTTTATCTGACAGTGAATTCAATAATAGCAcatcagaaaataaaagagatgcTGGTGACAGCCCAACCGGCTTTGCTAGGGGTCTTGAGCCTGAACAAATAATTGCTGTCACAGAAAATAGAGAAGGATTGATGTTCCTCATGAAGTGGAAAGAGTTAGATAAAGCTGAGTTGGTGCCAGCAAAAGAGGCAAATGTGATGTGTCCTCAGATTGTAATTGCTTTTTATGAGGGGAGAATCATTTGGGATTCAGAAGATGAAGATCAGTAA